TAATAGATGGATATTGTTGTTAATTGACTTTGCTAACCTTAATGATGTGAAACGAATTTAACGTTGAATTGATTTTTCTAACGGCATTGACATGTAATTAAGAGGATTTTTATTCCTCTTAAAAAGTGACTAACCtgatttttaatgtttttctttattcactttatttcttttaaccTACTTCAACTCTTCTAAATATCTATTAACTTAACATATATTAATTCATCTTTATGTAGctttctttataaataatgATTGTGCTgatttgatgataaaaaaaatttgaactctTTAGAAACATGTATTTGAGATCATATCTAATTGGAgcccaaaaaacataaaattatgaaaatttggtGAGAGcgttaattaaaaatgaagaaaaaaaaattaagtcttagttatattattattttgttttcaatgatttttttagtttatttatttatttatttaaaaaagtCCTAATATCAACTTTGCCTTAACCCCCGATAAGTTTAGACACGACACTAGTTCTTGGCGAAACAATGGAATCATTCTCTAGCTCTTCTCTTGTGAGGACGTCGTCAGTTTTATGTATGTAGTTGGCTGAAGCTGTTTCGACGAGTGTCCGCATGTAAAGAGTTATTGATCTTATTTGACTTATCTCTAGttgattttcaagttttttgcCTTCTTCCTAATGTTTTGTTGCTTTCTTCGTATTGGCTTGTGAGGTATGATAGTGGTTGTATTTGTGTCTCTAGTATTGATGGTTACTTGCTTTCCTCTTTATCGGTTTTgctattttttggtttgacgTCGGTGTGAGGTCTCCATGGTCTTATTGGTGCTTCCGACGTTCACAGGTTCTATAGGAAAGCTTGGCGAGATCTATCGTTCCTTTGTTCAATTTTAGCGCTTAGGTTTCAATGTTTTCCTATGTGGTTCAGTggttctctcttttcttacATTGGTTTCTGTTTGTATATTAAGGGCTTGATTGGTTCTCCCTCTGCCACCCGCAAACGCTGCGTTTGCGGGTGGTAGCGGTTATTAGCGGTTGGCACCAATCATAGAAACCGCTAGATACCGCTTTGGACCGCTCGAAATCGCCAGATTTCAAAAGCTCATTCCCGCAAGCGTTTGCGGGTGCGGGCGGTAGCGgttaagttaaaaaaaaaaaaattaattcattaaaataattatatcttCCACCCAAACCCTATACTTATTCTTatcagaaaaccctaatcaataTATTGAAACCCTATTCTCTCAATTATGGCATCCACCCAAACTGACGAAAATCAAAGtcaaaattaagaatcaaACGTAAGTATGATCTATCCTTTCATCCATTCATTAGCTAGTGTAATTCTCGGAATATTTCATGgcatcgtttttttttttttggttttttttgtgttttttgattgaatacatgttttgatttgttttctcgatTAGAAAATCATTTGGTCAGACGAGACCACATTTGCGTTACTTCAAAGACTTTGATTTCTAAGTGatgttcaaaaagaaaatattcttaagaatattAACGTTTGGAAAAATTTTGAGTTGGAGATGTGTTAAAAATCGTTTGGATATCTTGAAGAAACTTTATCATATGTATAGAGGCAATCTAGAAAACCCGTGAGGTCAACGTTATTTACAGTTTATCACACTACTTGATGCAATTTTTGGTGATTTACCAAATGCATAAAgtattaagttttttcttacaaaatctatttatttttgaattttcagttttatttatggttttaattattaagcatgtttaatttttcaaatattatcaatttatcataataatatattgtattttttcttttaatagtaatatattatatttattttggttattttttatttaattattatcgCACCCGCTGGTTTACCAGTCATAAAACTCCCGCAACCGCACCCATTACCAAACGCTCAACCAGTCGTTCAAAACACTTGATAACGCTTGAAACCGCAACCGCCCGTTTCCGTAAACTCCCGCAACCGTAACCGTACCCGCTGTATTTAAACCAGTCTGGCCCTAAGGCTAGTGTACGTTAGTTTCTCCAAATTTGTTTGGGCAAAACTTCCCTCTTCCGTCTGCCGGCATATGTAATTTTAACTTATATCCTTTCTTTGGTTCTTAATAAAAttcagatgacaaaaaaaaaaatcgcaaacaaatataacttaattcaaatcaagaacaaaacgaTAACCAAACTAAATTagaaatgattttaatttctGTATAACCGATAAAATAAATAGcagaaccaaaccaaaccaaaccgcGAACCGATCTCGCACTCATAttgctctctttcttcttctctatatgCTCTGTTTTCGAGTAAATTgccataaaccctaaatcacaCAAAAATGGAGCTCAATTTATCTTCGATGGCCACCAAAATCCCTTGTTCCGGCCTTATACCCATAAGAAGTCTTTTAAACCCATCAAAATCTCTGTCTCATCTTCCAAGAGtttcattctctgtttcttctcctcatTCTCTCAAGCTAATGACTTCAACAAAGGTAAAGCCTTTCTCTAGTTTCAAGCCTATTTACTTTGTGGGTTTTTGTATGTAATCTGATAAATGAATATACTTTAGTTGATAGCAATGGCTAGTGCAAGTTCCAGAGACTTTGAGATGTCGAATTTAACAGCATTATCGCCTTTGGATGGACGTTATTGGGGAAAAGTTAAGGACTTGGCTTCTTCTATGAGCGAGTTTGGATTGATCTATTTCCGAGTACTTGTCGAGGTATTGGGTTATGTTCTGATTCATTGATTGATTAGGaagattggttttgtttgagtAGTTAGCTAAAGTCTTCAACTTTGTACTTTTGTTAGATCAAATGGCTTATTAAGCTTTCAAATATACCTCAAGTCACTGAAGTTCCAAGCTTTAGCAAAGAAGCTCATAAGTACTTGCAAGGTATAATCGATGGATTTAGTATGGATGATGCATTGCAAGTTAAGAAGATTGAGAGAGTGACAAATCACGATGTGAAAGCAGTGGAGtattttttgaaacaaaagtgTGAATCACATCCAGAGATTGCTAAGGTTAGAAACCGTTTCTTACTCTTCTTAGGGTTTGGATGCtttgattgatgatgcattgaCTAAATGTCTCGTCTTTAGGTTCTAGAGTTTTTCCATTTCGCTTGTACGTCTGAGGACATCAACAATCTTTCCCATGCTTTGATGCTTCAAGAAGCACTTAGTTCGGTTATACTTCCTACCATGGATGAGTTGATCAAGTCTATCTCTCTGATGGCTAAGAGCTTTGCATATGTACCTATGCTTTCACGAACTCATGGGCAGGTAATGTCCAAAGAGAAGTATTATTTTTCAGTTCTATCTATCTCTTTGTTAAAGCAATGGTCATGATTTATAATGCAGCCAGCTTCACCTACAACATTGGGGAAGGAAATGGCGATTTTTGCTGTGAGGTTAAGTGTAGAAAGGAGATATCTTTCAGAAACTAAGATTAAGGGGAAATTTGCGGGTGCTGTTGGAAACTACAACGCGCATATTTCCGCGTATTCTAATATTGACTGGCCTCATGTTGCAGAGGAGTTTGTTACTTCTCTTGGATTAACATTTAACCCATACGTGACtcaggtatatatatagtttctcTTGATCAAATTTTTCCTGGTGGAATGATTTGTAAAGTTCCTCACTGGTGGTTTTTGCAGATTGAACCACATGACTATATGGCTAGACTTTTTAATACAATTAGCCAATTCAACAATGTCTTGATTGATTTTGACAGAGATATATGGAGCTACATATCTCTAGGTTACTTTAAGCAGGCAagtattaacaaaaatatgtcCGAGTCATTTGAAAAGGAATGGGAAAATCTGTCTcattgtttgaaattttgatgcAGATAACTAAAGCGGGTGAAATCGGATCATCGACAATGCCTCACAAAGTGAATCCTATTGACTTTGAGAACAGCGAAGGGAATCTAGGTAAAGCAAATGCAGAGCTTGCTTTTCTCAGCATGAAGCTTCCCATTTCACGAATGCAGGTTTGAGCATACTCCACTAGATCTTGCTAACAGTAATGGTGTAGAAGTAAGTAAGCCTGAAAATTTAAATGTACATATCTGCAGCGTGATTTAACAGATTCAACTGTCTTGAGAAACATGGGTGGAGCTTTAGGACACTCTCTTCTGGCTTACAAGAGCGCGATACAGGGAATTGGGAAGCTTCAGGTATTATTATTTCCGTTGCCCTAAGAAAGAAAGGTCTTCACTTGTCATAGACTAAGGATGTTCTTGATATAGGTTAATGAAGCTCGGTTAAAAGACGATTTGGATCATACTTGGGAAGTCCTCGCTGAACCGATACAAACTGTAAATTTCTCGAAACTTTCTAGTCTTATTATAATGATCAAGTTATTATTCCATGTACATTGGTAACTgaaggaataaaaaaaacaggtGATGAGGAGATATGGTGTTCCAGAGCCGTATGAGAAGCTGAAGGAGCTAACAAGAGGAAGAGCTGTGAATGAAGAAAGCATTAGAAAGTTTATTAAAAGTTTGGAATTGcctgaagaagcaaaagaccAACTTTTGAAGCTAACTCCACACACATATGTTGGCGCTGCTGCTGCATTGGCACTAGCCGTGGATGATGCTGTGCACTTGGGACATTAATAATATGATCATATTGGTGTAGATGATTCTGCTTGTTGtattatgattttcttttcccaAATCCAATGGGAAAACAAGAATCAGTTTATTGATCGTTgtgttatgtttcttttttgagtTTCAATTAATCTAGAGCCTCGTTTTGATCTTAAGCGTCATGAATTATATAAGTTGTGTGTGGTCAATGATTctcaaaccaataaaaaattatggttATTAAACAGACCAATAGATTGAAACCTGATCCAAGGGCCATCTTGCTTCCATCTCAACATGTCTTTTTAGTCGAAAAATACTTTTTCGGCCAAATGATggtgagtttgttttttctttttgcttggAAATGATGAATATTCCTGAAATATCTATCTTTTAACATTCGAGCTACTAAAGATTTTAGATATTGTATCAATCGTCAATACTGTTTAGCCACATCATTGAACTCTCTAGGGAATGAAATCACAAACCTCCTTCTTTATCCATACACATTTTCTCTCATGCTATCCAATGAATCCTACAATCTCTTCCATTAGAACTCCACCAGTAATTCAAAATTGCACTCATTGACTTACTTGATCATTGTCTCTTTCCCATATTTTGACAGATACTTAGCTGACTAACCATTAACCCGTTCATTAAATCTTCCCAAAATAGTTaacaattttactttttgaacCCTTTAAACTCTCTAGTATACTTAATAGGTACCCATTCCACATTCCTTAGTAATTCCAAggaaatttttaagttcttcttttttttcttttttttgcaacaCGCTTACCAAACAAGGCCGATgattaattgaaatttatttcttGTCCTAAAGCtttacaataatttataacaaCACCCATCACCGTTTTACATTCCTCCGCATCTGTTTTACAATACTATCATCCGCAAAAAGCAAATGTGGAATAGAAGGATTTCGTTTAGCTAGTTTAATGCCGGTTAGCATCTTCTCTCGCTCCGCTTTCTTAATATTAGAAATCAGAACCTccatacataaaataaacaaataaagggAAAGAGAATCATCTTATCGTAAACCTCTGTTGGAAATTATATTTCCTCTTGCTTTCCCGTTAGAACTTGATACGAGACCAAACTAACACTCCAAATGATCCAAGAGATCTAATTAGAACTGATTCCCAACGAGTCATAACTACCTTTAAAATTCCCATTCTATCCTATCATACGCTTTGCTCATATTCGTTTTTATTGCCAAAAAGTTCGTTTTACACAATATATTCCTCTGTAGTCCATGAAATATTTCTTGTGCTAGCATAATGTTATCTATAATAAGTCTACCTGAAACAAATGTCGACTGTGTTTCAGAGACTAGCcgaagtaaatatttttaagcctcaaacaaagaatttttgaaataaactTATAACTCACATTACAAAGACTTATTGGCCTAAACTCTGTCATCCTCTGTGGCTTTTCCGTctttagaattaaaaaaatatttgtttcatttattcTCTTATCAAAAGATCTTGTTCGGAAAAAATCTCTAACCAAACCAACCAAATCTTCTTTTAAAGAGTGCCAAAACCTTTGATAAAACAAAGCCGTCAGACCATATGGGCCTTGTGTATTTTTTACGTGCATACAAAATAAAGCTTTACTaatgataataggttttttagatcaattaatcctaaagcactatcatgtcgttgtagtattttaggttgtcaatccaaatgggtgtgatgctaacaatcaagatgtgatcagaagtcattaagtcaagccaagcattaacaggttttggtgtgttctagcagaaacaataaaacactcgaccaacacagctcgttgcagagcactgggtgtggtcgagtaacagacagtaaatgaaacaaagatactcgactgcacaaTCTGTGATCAAtcaatcaagatgtgatcagaagtcattaagtcaagccaagcattaacaggttttggtgtgttctagcagtcctaagtgaacatgcagaaaacagaaaatcaagcagaaacaataaaacactcgaccaacacagctcgttgcagagcactgggtgtggtcgagtaacagacagtaaatgaaataaagatactcgactgcacaatctgttgccagacaactggatggtcgagtatcaggtcgagtaacaagaaagagttgcagaaactaaacaacagatgacaagatgcagtaaacaacagtaaagtaaacaaagaaatcaatcagataaagaattccatAGGATGGgataattgagtagtttcgtttcctcagtttacaggtgattgacatgctcaataaattatccctagacaacaagttcggtaaccaaatctaagtgccacctCAACAGAGACCCTGAAGTTAaactagtcccagactcaatcaccattgacgagagctacctaacaggcattacgaatcaacaagttaaagccaaaacgctccctacaaccaataccttggtacagggccacgaatctctggaattagtggttcagacatttcatcgaacaccttttgggcgcgaAAATATATGGGCTCAAATTcaagttgatcagaaagcaataggcattaagaacaactaatccagaagggatttataaatcaaactcaaccacctcgcatactgagaattctaaactactcttacccatcctcagaaacttattcactactcagacatcattgcagaaagcataaacgttgaatagaatgaaaacatgataacaaaagAGTAATAGCAAGgtgataacaggatgaacaacagtaaacgaaatcaagaacaaaatactgaatactgaatagattaagagaaaaatccggattacaaaaggtcaaGAACACAGTGTCTACAGAATAAAACTTAGATTTACGAAAATtgtaaagtacatgctacttatagcaaaatattctaaaaccctaatactcaaaacgacgcagtattgggacggattaagaactgtactcgacccatgtggtcgagtgaggggtcgagtgataagatggagtcttcttttcttccttgtacTCGAATGTCTGAttgagtgcggaatggagaagactTTGAAGCTGGCAGtcgagtatgtagtcgagtgaTAGAGATGGTGGTACTCGGCTTGGTGGTAGagtgatcgagtgaaggtGATGAAGGTACTCGACCACGTGGTCAAGTagtgtgatcgagtgaaggtGATGTGGTGGAcgtgatgatactcgaccaggcGGTCGAGTGATGAGATCGAGTGATTGTCTTGGTGGTACTCGACTAGGGGGTCAAGTGGTGATgtgaagtgatgatgatacttGACCTCgttggtagagtgattggtcgagtgaatgatgatggcGATACTCGACCATGTTGGTAGAGTGATTTGTCGAgtggatgatgatggtgagaCTCGGCCAtgttggtagagtgattggtcgagtgaatgatgatggtgatactctGCCAtgttggtagagtgattggtcgagtgaatgatgatggtgatactcggcCATGTTGGTGGAGTGATAGGTCGAGTGAataatgatggtgatactcgacctgTTGGTAGAGTGATTCGCTATAGAGGTTGTGGCCGAGTAATTCAAGAACTCCATGATGACTATACTTGAGCTCGTGGTCAAGTATGTTGATTTGATCAGGTGCACTTCTTCCAATTAACTCACCAGCAGCTCCAAATCatctgaaaacaacacaaatatgcaatatGCATGCAWAACTATCCTagacatgcaaagtgatgacaaatgatgagaaatggtataaaacagtggtgatatgatgctaaagtgatgacaaatggatgctcaaaacgtgtaaaatgcacacttatcaactcccccaaacttagtatttgcttgccctcaagcaaacaattaagaacaagctggagatgaggtttgaaagcggggactcagaaccaaagcatgagATATGACAATTAAGATCAATGTATAAGCTAACAGTTCTAAAATGCAAGGTGATCgacttctacttaaaaactttagttaTGCTCTGTTATGATCCAAATTCACACTCAGTTGCACAATACGTCAAGAtcaaccaatccctttaacattcattacGTTCAGGAACATGAATCAAGACATGCATCGCtagtgaactcatttggctaag
This sequence is a window from Arabidopsis thaliana chromosome 1 sequence. Protein-coding genes within it:
- a CDS encoding L-Aspartase-like family protein (L-Aspartase-like family protein; FUNCTIONS IN: N6-(1,2-dicarboxyethyl)AMP AMP-lyase (fumarate-forming) activity, catalytic activity; INVOLVED IN: purine ribonucleotide biosynthetic process, purine base biosynthetic process, IMP biosynthetic process; LOCATED IN: chloroplast; CONTAINS InterPro DOMAIN/s: Adenylosuccinate lyase C-terminal/plant (InterPro:IPR013539), L-Aspartase-like (InterPro:IPR008948), Adenylosuccinate lyase (InterPro:IPR004769), Fumarate lyase, conserved site (InterPro:IPR020557), Lyase 1, N-terminal (InterPro:IPR022761), Fumarate lyase (InterPro:IPR000362); BEST Arabidopsis thaliana protein match is: L-Aspartase-like family protein (TAIR:AT4G18440.1); Has 11787 Blast hits to 11785 proteins in 2616 species: Archae - 258; Bacteria - 6912; Metazoa - 254; Fungi - 311; Plants - 90; Viruses - 0; Other Eukaryotes - 3962 (source: NCBI BLink).), with the protein product MELNLSSMATKIPCSGLIPIRSLLNPSKSLSHLPRVSFSVSSPHSLKLMTSTKLIAMASASSRDFEMSNLTALSPLDGRYWGKVKDLASSMSEFGLIYFRVLVEIKWLIKLSNIPQVTEVPSFSKEAHKYLQGIIDGFSMDDALQVKKIERVTNHDVKAVEYFLKQKCESHPEIAKVLEFFHFACTSEDINNLSHALMLQEALSSVILPTMDELIKSISLMAKSFAYVPMLSRTHGQPASPTTLGKEMAIFAVRLSVERRYLSETKIKGKFAGAVGNYNAHISAYSNIDWPHVAEEFVTSLGLTFNPYVTQIEPHDYMARLFNTISQFNNVLIDFDRDIWSYISLGYFKQITKAGEIGSSTMPHKVNPIDFENSEGNLGKANAELAFLSMKLPISRMQRDLTDSTVLRNMGGALGHSLLAYKSAIQGIGKLQVNEARLKDDLDHTWEVLAEPIQTVMRRYGVPEPYEKLKELTRGRAVNEESIRKFIKSLELPEEAKDQLLKLTPHTYVGAAAALALAVDDAVHLGH
- a CDS encoding L-Aspartase-like family protein (L-Aspartase-like family protein; FUNCTIONS IN: N6-(1,2-dicarboxyethyl)AMP AMP-lyase (fumarate-forming) activity, catalytic activity; INVOLVED IN: purine ribonucleotide biosynthetic process, IMP biosynthetic process; LOCATED IN: chloroplast; CONTAINS InterPro DOMAIN/s: L-Aspartase-like (InterPro:IPR008948), Adenylosuccinate lyase C-terminal/plant (InterPro:IPR013539), Adenylosuccinate lyase (InterPro:IPR004769), Fumarate lyase, conserved site (InterPro:IPR020557), Lyase 1, N-terminal (InterPro:IPR022761), Fumarate lyase (InterPro:IPR000362); BEST Arabidopsis thaliana protein match is: L-Aspartase-like family protein (TAIR:AT4G18440.1).) yields the protein MELNLSSMATKIPCSGLIPIRSLLNPSKSLSHLPRVSFSVSSPHSLKLMTSTKLIAMASASSRDFEMSNLTALSPLDGRYWGKVKDLASSMSEFGLIYFRVLVEIKWLIKLSNIPQVTEVPSFSKEAHKYLQGIIDGFSMDDALQVKKIERVTNHDVKAVEYFLKQKCESHPEIAKVLEFFHFACTSEDINNLSHALMLQEALSSVILPTMDELIKSISLMAKSFAYVPMLSRTHGQPASPTTLGKEMAIFAVRLSVERRYLSETKIKGKFAGAVGNYNAHISAYSNIDWPHVAEEFVTSLGLTFNPYVTQIEPHDYMARLFNTISQFNNVLIDFDRDIWSYISLAGEIGSSTMPHKVNPIDFENSEGNLGKANAELAFLSMKLPISRMQRDLTDSTVLRNMGGALGHSLLAYKSAIQGIGKLQVNEARLKDDLDHTWEVLAEPIQTVMRRYGVPEPYEKLKELTRGRAVNEESIRKFIKSLELPEEAKDQLLKLTPHTYVGAAAALALAVDDAVHLGH